A region from the Vanacampus margaritifer isolate UIUO_Vmar chromosome 5, RoL_Vmar_1.0, whole genome shotgun sequence genome encodes:
- the kpna4 gene encoding importin subunit alpha-3, with protein sequence MADNDKLDNQRLKNFKNKGRDLESMRRQRTEVVVELRKNKRDEHLLKRRNVPHEDICEDSDVDGDFRSQNTSLEAIVQNATSDNQGIQLSAVQAARKLLSSDRNPPIDDLIRSGILPILVHCLDRDDNPSLQFEAAWALTNIASGTAEQTQAVVESGAVPRFLRLLNSPHQNVCEQAVWALGNIIGDGPQCRDYVIGLGVVKPLLSFISPSIPITFLRNVTWVMVNLCRHKDPPPPMETIQEILPALRVLIHHTDVSILVDTVWALSYLTDAGNEQIQMVIDSGIVPHLVPLLSHQEVKVQTAALRAVGNIVTGTDEQTQVVLNCDALNHFPALLSHPKEKINKEAVWFLSNITAGNQQQVQAVIDAQLVPMIIHLLDKGDFGTQKEAAWAISNLTISGRKDQVAHLIEKKVIPPFCNLLTVKDAQVVQVVLDGLSNILKMADEKAETIANLIEECGGLEKVEQLQNHENGDIYKLAYQIIDQFFSSDDIDEDNSLVPEAIQGGTYGFNSTNVPAEGFQF encoded by the exons AGAAGAAATGTGCCCCATGAGGACATTTGCGAGGATTCCGATGTGGACGGAGATTTCAGATCG CAAAACACCTCTCTTGAAGCAATAGTGCAA AATGCCACCAGTGATAACCAGGGCATCCAGCTGAGTGCTGTACAGGCTGCCAG GAAGTTGTTGTCCAGCGACCGCAACCCTCCCATAGACGACCTGATCAGGTCCGGCATCCTTCCTATTCTGGTCCACTGTCTGGACAGAGATGACAA CCCTTCTTTGCAGTTTGAGGCGGCCTGGGCTCTGACCAACATAGCGTCCGGCACCGCCGAGCAGACCCAAGCTGTGGTGGAGTCCG GCGCCGTGCCGCGCTTCCTGAGGCTGCTCAACTCCCCGCATCAAAACGTGTGCGAGCAGGCGGTCTGGGCTTTGGGCAACATCATAG GCGACGGCCCGCAATGCAGAGACTACGTGATCGGCTTGGGCGTCGTCAAGCCACTGCTGTCTTTCATCAGTCCCTCCATCCCGATCACCTTCCTTCGCAATGTCACCTGGGTTATGGTCAATCTGTGCCGCCATAAAGATCCTCCACCTCCCATGGAGACCATCCAAGAG ATCCTGCCCGCTCTCCGTGTGCTGATCCACCACACTGACGTCAGT ATCTTGGTAGACACGGTGTGGGCGCTCTCCTATCTGACGGACGCTGGGAACGAGCAGATCCAAATGGTGATCGACTCTGGCATTGTCCCTCACCTGGTCCCACTGCTCAGCCACCAGGAGGTCAAAGTCCAG ACCGCTGCCCTGAGGGCTGTGGGCAACATCGTGACTGGAACAGATGAGCAGACGCAGGTGGTGCTCAACTGCGACGCTCTCAACCACTTCCCCGCCCTCCTGTCACACCCGAAGGAGAAAATTAACAAG GAGGCGGTGTGGTTCCTATCAAACATCACAGCAGGAAATCAGCAGCAGGTGCAGGCGGTCATTGATGCCCAGCTAGTCCCCATGATCATTCACCTTCTCGACAAG GGTGACTTTGGAACCCAAAAGGAAGCAGCCTGGGCCATCAGCAACCTTACAATAAGTGGAAGGAAAGATCAG GTGGCGCATCTGATCGAAAAGAAGGTCATCCCTCCGTTCTGCAACCTGCTGACGGTGAAGGACGCTCAAGTGGTGCAGGTGGTCCTGGACGGCCTCAgcaacatcctgaagatggctGACGAAAAGGCTGAAACCATCGCTAACCTCATCGAAGAGTGCGGAG GTTTGGAGAAAGTGGAGCAGCTGCAGAATCATGAAAACGGCGATATCTACAAGCTAGCATATCAAATTATTGATCAATTTTTCTCATCTGATGAT ATTGACGAAGACAACAGCCTGGTCCCCGAAGCCATCCAGGGCGGAACTTACGGCTTCAACTCCACCAACGTGCCAGCCGAGGGATTCCAGTTCTAG
- the trim59 gene encoding tripartite motif-containing protein 59, with the protein MDSLEEDLTCSVCYTLFSDPRVLPCSHTFCRGCLDSLLHASHNYSIWRPLRQPLKCPNCRGMVELPVTGVDALPTNVSLRAIIEKYQRDSEPRPPSCPDHPRQPLNMYCVQDRKLICGLCLTVGQHQGHAIDDLQAAFAREKQTPSLLLARLSENRWAQVCELGEQLVQEKAHCEAVVRQDRQEVIQFFYTLETALARKRQAYLEVLDKALSEVSRAHDPLIHRVKELQEEQLDLVSLATSVEEEDSPLVFLEKVHVFRERVDDFTGASLPSALKLSVTPQAADYLRRHWAAVTLDSLDEAPVPKVCCYIRCGNVPAEAHGGSAPDYCRLRPRFLLALLSVLLVASSCWLAVTHFNPDLGELLMCIWERAELAYAATLGLILKWHRHLLTMDEQLTTFFNSLT; encoded by the exons ATGGACAGCCTGGAGGAGGACCTGACGTGCTCCGTGTGCTACACGCTCTTCTCGGACCCGCGGGTGCTTCCATGCTCGCACACCTTCTGCCGGGGCTGCCTGGACAGCCTGCTCCACGCGTCGCACAACTATTCCATCTGGCGCCCTCTGCGCCAGCCGCTCAAGTGCCCCAACTGCCGCGGCATGGTGGAGCTGCCTGTGACTGGCGTGGACGCGCTGCCCACCAACGTGTCCCTGCGAGCCATCATCGAGAAG TACCAGCGGGACAGCGAGCCCAGACCCCCTTCATGTCCGGACCACCCGAGGCAGCCCCTCAACATGTACTGTGTCCAGGACCGCAAGCTAATTTGCGGCTTGTGTCTGACGGTGGGCCAGCACCAGGGCCACGCCATCGACGACCTGCAAGCGGCGTTCGCCAGAGAGAAGCAGACACCTTCGCTCCTGCTGGCACGACTCTCTGAGAACCGATGGGCACAG gtgTGCGAGCTGGGCGAGCAGCTGGTGCAAGAAAAGGCCCACTGCGAGGCTGTGGTGAGGCAGGACCGACAGGAAGTCATTCAGTTTTTTTACACGCTGGAGACGGCGCTGGCCCGGAAGAGACAAGCCTACCTGGAGGTTCTGGACAAAGCCTTAAGTGAGGTGTCGCGGGCCCATGACCCGCTCATACACAGAGTCAAGGAGCTACAG GAGGAGCAACTGGACCTGGTCTCCTTGGCAACATCCGTGGAGGAGGAGGACTCGCCGCTGGTCTTTCTGGAGAAGGTTCACGTGTTCAGGGAGCGAGTGGACGACTTCACCGGCGCTAGTCTGCCGTCCGCCCTCAAGCTCTCGGTCACGCCGCAAGCGGCCGACTACCTGCGTCGGCACTGGGCCGCCGTCACTCTCGACAGTCTGGACGAGGCGCCGGTGCCCAAGGTGTGCTGCTACATCCGGTGCGGTAACGTGCCGGCCGAGGCTCACGGCGGATCGGCGCCGGACTACTGCCGGCTGCGACCTCGATTCCTTTTGGCGTTGCTGTCGGTTTTGCTGGTGGCGTCGTCGTGCTGGCTCGCCGTCACGCACTTCAATCCAGACTTGGGAGAGCTTTTGATGTGTATCTGGGAGCGAGCGGAATTGGCGTACGCTGCGACACTCGGGCTCATCCTAAAATGGCACCGTCACCTTTTGACTATGGACGAACAGTTGACTACTTTCTTCAATAGTCTGACATAG